A single genomic interval of Romboutsia ilealis harbors:
- the ispE gene encoding 4-(cytidine 5'-diphospho)-2-C-methyl-D-erythritol kinase yields the protein MSSIELKSRAKINLSIDVLGKREDGYHLVEMIMQTIDLYDIIKIKEIEIDEINIKSNSSDIPLNENNIVYKAAKVLKDQFNVKNGVEIFIEKNIPVAAGMAGGSSNAAAVLVGLNKLWNLNLSEVRLQEIGLKLGADVPFCISGSAALAQGIGEELTYIKGLSKDTVILVCKPNLFVSTKDVYEGLDLQNIKNRPDNKFLIECLKKGNINLLATNMVNVLESVTSKMHEEIKDIEKIMLEHNALGSMMSGSGPTVFGLFDKEEDALNGKGELLKKYNQVYVVRSSEKGVEINGEFN from the coding sequence ATGAGTTCAATAGAGTTAAAAAGCAGAGCTAAAATAAATTTATCAATAGATGTGCTAGGAAAAAGAGAAGATGGATATCATTTAGTCGAAATGATAATGCAGACAATAGATTTATATGACATTATAAAGATAAAAGAAATTGAGATAGATGAAATTAATATAAAAAGTAATAGTTCAGACATTCCTTTAAATGAAAACAATATTGTTTATAAGGCAGCAAAAGTATTGAAAGATCAATTTAACGTAAAAAATGGTGTAGAAATATTTATAGAAAAAAATATTCCAGTAGCAGCAGGTATGGCTGGAGGAAGTAGTAATGCAGCTGCAGTTTTAGTAGGGCTTAATAAACTTTGGAATCTCAACTTATCAGAAGTGAGATTACAAGAAATAGGACTTAAATTAGGTGCAGATGTTCCATTTTGTATATCAGGAAGTGCAGCTTTAGCTCAAGGAATAGGGGAAGAATTAACTTATATAAAAGGACTATCTAAAGATACAGTCATATTAGTTTGTAAACCGAATTTATTTGTATCAACAAAGGATGTATATGAAGGATTAGATTTACAAAATATCAAAAATAGACCAGATAATAAATTCTTAATAGAATGTCTAAAAAAAGGGAATATAAATTTATTAGCAACAAATATGGTAAATGTGCTTGAAAGTGTAACAAGTAAAATGCATGAAGAGATAAAAGATATAGAAAAGATAATGTTAGAACACAATGCTTTAGGATCTATGATGAGTGGAAGTGGACCTACAGTTTTTGGATTATTTGATAAAGAGGAAGATGCATTAAATGGAAAGGGAGAACTACTAAAGAAATATAATCAAGTTTATGTTGTCAGAAGTAGTGAAAAAGGAGTTGAAATTAATGGAGAGTTTAACTAA
- a CDS encoding DUF1934 domain-containing protein, whose product MEAKLKIITKQYDELGTIDTIEVKTIGKIFEKNKDIYVVYEESEEGQKITTTVKISDEEVSIKRFGNVNSLMVFKEKHKHLTKYKTNQGIFMIETETIKLIVDKSKKDYIKLNIEYNINILDLFKGKNEINMLIEYNI is encoded by the coding sequence TTGGAGGCAAAACTAAAGATAATTACAAAACAATACGATGAATTAGGAACGATAGATACTATAGAAGTAAAGACTATAGGGAAAATATTTGAAAAGAATAAAGATATATATGTAGTCTATGAAGAAAGCGAAGAAGGTCAAAAAATAACAACTACAGTAAAGATTTCTGATGAAGAAGTTTCTATAAAAAGGTTTGGAAATGTAAATTCTTTAATGGTATTTAAAGAAAAGCATAAGCATCTTACGAAATATAAAACAAACCAAGGAATATTTATGATAGAAACAGAAACTATTAAATTAATAGTTGATAAAAGTAAAAAAGATTATATAAAATTAAATATAGAATATAATATAAATATATTAGATTTATTTAAGGGAAAAAATGAAATAAATATGTTAATAGAGTATAATATATAA
- the tilS gene encoding tRNA lysidine(34) synthetase TilS, translated as MVFEKVLSTINKHNLIESGDKIVIGISGGPDSVCLLHILSRLKDKLDIELYAAHLNHQIRGIEAQKDALYVSDICDKMGITYFLKSIDVPKYCEDNNLSIEEGARKLRYEMFDEIKQKTKSNKIAVGHNLNDQAETILMRIMRGTGLQGLRGIEYARENGVIRPLLDIERKDIEEYCEVHNLNPRIDESNLENIYTRNKIRLELIPYMKDNFNTNLIESIVRMSNNLRSDSDYIESEAKSEFKNICKVTSDTVDIKINDFSKLHNAIKVRILREGIKSILGDTNFIEQKHIEDIIGFESESKINKMLTLPRGVFVYRKQDCITLTTTEIVIEDIDFLYNIPSNGFVKIKEVNTIIETQTMTIDRYKSGKVDKMSRGFDLNKIKGGMVVRSRQQGDKIKLAGGSKKIKDLFIDLKIAREERCKVPIISDEQGILQVGQYKSSENYKIDEKTKEVLKVTFKKL; from the coding sequence ATGGTTTTTGAAAAAGTGCTAAGTACTATAAATAAACATAACTTAATAGAATCAGGGGACAAAATTGTTATAGGAATATCTGGAGGACCAGATTCTGTTTGTCTATTGCACATATTAAGTAGACTTAAGGATAAACTAGACATAGAATTATATGCAGCCCATTTGAATCATCAAATAAGGGGAATAGAAGCACAAAAAGATGCCTTATACGTTTCAGATATATGCGACAAAATGGGAATAACTTATTTTTTAAAGTCTATAGATGTTCCTAAATATTGTGAAGATAATAATTTATCAATAGAAGAAGGGGCAAGAAAACTTAGATATGAAATGTTTGATGAAATAAAACAAAAAACGAAATCAAACAAAATAGCAGTTGGACATAATTTAAACGATCAAGCAGAAACTATTTTAATGAGAATTATGAGGGGAACAGGACTTCAAGGTCTTAGAGGGATAGAATATGCTAGAGAAAATGGTGTAATTAGACCACTTCTAGATATAGAAAGAAAAGATATAGAAGAATATTGTGAAGTACATAATTTAAATCCTAGAATAGACGAAAGTAATTTAGAAAATATTTACACTAGAAATAAAATTAGATTAGAATTAATACCATATATGAAAGATAATTTTAATACTAATTTAATAGAATCTATAGTAAGGATGAGTAATAATTTAAGAAGTGATAGTGACTATATTGAATCTGAAGCTAAATCTGAGTTTAAAAATATATGTAAAGTTACTTCTGATACAGTAGACATAAAAATAAATGATTTTAGTAAGTTACATAATGCAATAAAAGTAAGGATTTTAAGAGAAGGAATAAAATCTATTTTAGGTGATACGAATTTTATAGAGCAAAAACACATAGAAGATATAATAGGGTTTGAAAGTGAATCTAAAATAAATAAGATGTTAACCCTTCCAAGAGGTGTATTTGTATATAGAAAGCAAGATTGTATAACATTAACTACTACAGAAATAGTCATTGAAGATATAGATTTCTTATATAATATACCTAGTAATGGATTTGTTAAGATAAAAGAAGTAAACACTATAATTGAAACCCAAACAATGACTATAGATAGATATAAAAGTGGAAAAGTAGATAAAATGTCTAGAGGGTTTGATTTAAACAAAATAAAAGGAGGTATGGTAGTACGTAGTAGACAGCAAGGTGATAAAATAAAACTTGCTGGAGGTTCTAAAAAAATTAAAGATCTATTTATAGACTTGAAAATAGCAAGAGAAGAAAGATGTAAAGTACCTATAATATCTGATGAACAAGGTATATTACAAGTTGGTCAGTATAAGTCTAGTGAAAATTATAAAATAGATGAAAAAACAAAAGAAGTCTTAAAGGTTACCTTTAAGAAACTATAG
- the spoIIR gene encoding stage II sporulation protein R — translation MINKIKIRLSILILSLIAIISVMTISISGEVKKISTASEDYKDKLIRFHVIANSDSDEDQNLKLKVRDAIIDYLQPKLLESESIEESESIIKKEYAELEKISKNIILENGYNYDIQVGIDYSEFPTKQYSNVILPAGEYKALRIIIGEGKGKNWWCVMFPPLCFVDEQKGIIDKDTDDKLREVLTEEEYELISQKTSKQMNRVQIKFKIAEIIQNIIKEKN, via the coding sequence ATGATTAATAAAATAAAAATAAGATTAAGTATATTAATATTAAGTTTAATTGCAATTATATCTGTTATGACAATATCAATAAGTGGAGAAGTAAAAAAAATAAGTACTGCATCAGAAGATTATAAAGATAAACTTATAAGATTCCATGTGATAGCAAATAGTGATTCAGATGAAGATCAAAATTTAAAATTAAAAGTAAGAGATGCTATTATAGATTATTTACAACCTAAATTATTAGAGTCAGAGAGCATAGAAGAAAGTGAATCAATAATAAAAAAAGAGTACGCTGAGCTTGAGAAAATAAGTAAAAATATTATTTTAGAAAATGGATATAATTATGATATACAAGTAGGAATTGACTATAGTGAATTCCCTACTAAACAATATTCTAATGTAATACTTCCAGCAGGTGAGTATAAAGCATTGAGAATAATAATAGGTGAAGGCAAAGGAAAAAACTGGTGGTGTGTTATGTTTCCTCCTTTATGCTTTGTAGATGAACAAAAAGGGATAATAGATAAAGATACAGATGATAAATTAAGAGAGGTATTAACTGAGGAAGAGTATGAGTTAATATCTCAAAAAACGAGTAAGCAAATGAACAGAGTTCAGATTAAATTTAAAATAGCCGAAATAATACAAAATATAATTAAAGAAAAAAACTAA
- a CDS encoding cell wall hydrolase: MDRCYKLKVLIIVLTCVLIPTSLIYSNELDTNSNTKASSVQSKTVKQQKREVINITNEELLLLSKLVAGEARGESYKGQVAVAAVVINRVKDPRFPNTIKDVIYQKNAFSVVKDGSINMQPTESAYTAAQEALYGNDPTNKAIYFWNPDIATCNWIKTLNPYMRIGNHVFAK, translated from the coding sequence ATGGATAGGTGTTATAAGCTTAAAGTTTTAATAATAGTTTTAACTTGTGTGCTTATTCCTACAAGTCTAATATATTCAAATGAATTAGATACAAATTCTAATACAAAAGCATCTTCTGTTCAATCTAAAACTGTTAAACAACAAAAAAGAGAAGTAATAAATATTACTAATGAAGAATTATTACTTTTATCTAAGTTAGTTGCAGGAGAAGCTCGAGGTGAAAGTTATAAAGGACAAGTTGCTGTAGCTGCAGTAGTTATAAATAGGGTAAAAGACCCTAGGTTCCCAAATACTATAAAGGATGTTATATATCAGAAAAATGCATTTTCTGTAGTTAAAGATGGGTCTATAAATATGCAACCTACAGAGTCAGCATATACTGCTGCACAAGAGGCATTATATGGTAATGATCCAACTAACAAAGCAATCTATTTTTGGAATCCTGATATAGCTACATGCAATTGGATAAAGACGCTAAATCCATATATGAGAATAGGAAATCACGTATTTGCGAAATAG
- a CDS encoding GntR family transcriptional regulator: MESLTKLNLDEYKPLRDVVFENLREAIVEGRLKPGQRLMEVQLAEQLGVSRTPVREAIRKLELEGLVVMLPRKGAYVANMSLKDLKDVLEIRASLEGLAASLAAERISDEDIKKLEFIIEEFNDSINESNVEALLKKDVEFHECIFKSTNNKKLHQLINSLWEQVYRFRVTYISDYDSTVNIIEEHRMILDAIKRRDSKLAKQYAMEHIQKAEHFMIETTVNNKEL; the protein is encoded by the coding sequence ATGGAGAGTTTAACTAAGTTAAATTTAGATGAGTACAAACCGCTAAGAGATGTGGTATTTGAGAATTTAAGGGAAGCAATAGTAGAAGGTCGATTAAAGCCGGGACAAAGGCTTATGGAAGTTCAATTAGCTGAACAATTAGGCGTAAGTAGAACACCAGTAAGAGAAGCTATAAGAAAATTAGAATTAGAGGGATTAGTTGTTATGCTTCCGAGAAAAGGTGCTTATGTAGCTAACATGTCATTAAAAGATTTAAAAGATGTATTAGAAATAAGAGCCAGCTTAGAAGGTCTAGCAGCATCTCTTGCTGCTGAGAGAATATCAGATGAAGATATAAAAAAATTAGAATTTATAATAGAAGAATTTAACGATAGTATAAATGAATCAAATGTAGAAGCTTTATTAAAGAAAGATGTAGAGTTTCATGAATGTATATTTAAATCTACAAATAATAAAAAATTACATCAATTAATAAATTCTTTATGGGAACAAGTCTATAGATTTAGAGTTACATATATATCAGACTATGATTCTACTGTAAATATAATAGAAGAGCATAGAATGATATTAGATGCTATAAAAAGAAGAGATAGTAAACTTGCTAAACAATATGCTATGGAACATATTCAAAAGGCCGAGCATTTTATGATAGAAACAACAGTAAATAATAAAGAATTATAA
- the murI gene encoding glutamate racemase, producing the protein MNNRPIGVFDSGLGGLTVLREIMKITPSENIVYFGDTARVPYGPRSKETIMKYTFQAIDFLISKNVKAIVIACNTATARALKEANEKYDLPIIGVIEAGARTAAYTTNNKIVGIIGTDGTIRSKAYNIEIAKIDPDIKIIDKACPLFVPIVEEGWANTDIASLTAKRYLEELMDKGIDSLVLGCTHYPLLKRTIGEIVGEKVKLVNPAKETAKDLKQILEDNNMLRDDVEEVPKYEYYVSDIPEKFAAIAEEFLKKEIDDIKNVEIQQY; encoded by the coding sequence ATGAATAATAGGCCTATAGGTGTGTTTGATTCGGGACTAGGAGGTCTTACAGTATTAAGAGAAATAATGAAAATCACACCAAGTGAAAATATAGTTTATTTTGGAGATACGGCTAGAGTTCCTTATGGTCCTAGATCTAAGGAAACAATAATGAAATATACTTTTCAAGCTATAGATTTTTTAATTTCAAAAAATGTAAAAGCTATAGTAATAGCTTGTAATACAGCTACAGCAAGGGCATTAAAAGAAGCAAATGAAAAGTATGATTTGCCTATAATTGGAGTCATAGAAGCGGGTGCAAGAACTGCGGCATATACTACTAATAATAAAATTGTTGGAATTATAGGAACTGATGGAACTATAAGATCTAAAGCATATAATATAGAAATTGCTAAAATAGATCCTGATATAAAAATAATAGATAAAGCATGTCCTTTATTTGTTCCTATAGTAGAAGAAGGATGGGCGAACACTGACATAGCATCATTAACTGCGAAAAGGTATTTAGAGGAATTAATGGATAAAGGTATAGATTCTTTAGTATTAGGATGTACACATTATCCATTACTGAAGAGAACAATCGGAGAAATTGTTGGAGAAAAAGTTAAGTTAGTAAATCCTGCAAAAGAAACTGCAAAAGATTTAAAGCAAATACTAGAAGATAATAATATGCTTAGGGATGATGTTGAAGAAGTACCTAAGTATGAGTATTATGTATCAGACATACCAGAAAAATTTGCTGCTATTGCAGAAGAATTTTTAAAGAAGGAAATAGATGATATAAAAAATGTAGAAATACAACAGTATTAA
- a CDS encoding D-alanine--D-alanine ligase — translation MSKINVALIFGGKSGEHEVSLLSAASICKHINRDKYNVFTIGITKEGRWMFYDGNEENIKNGSWVDLANQNVEINLIPSGNKEVGLKFEDGRVEKIDVLFPVLHGPYGEDGTIQGLFEISQIPYVGCGVLASSVGMDKLICKKVFSQIGLPQVDYTYTNRWEFNTNKDQELNNIEEKLNYPIFVKPANLGSSVGISKATNREELLVGIEEALKYDSRIVLEKGINAREIEVAVIGNEEVKASIAGEIKPAKDFYDYEDKYINGASTYDIPANIKTEDMEDIRRMAIEAFKGIDGKGLSRVDFFIDKDSGEIFINEINTLPGFTNISMYPKMWEATGLEYPKLIDRLIGLALDSKK, via the coding sequence ATGAGTAAAATAAATGTGGCTTTAATATTTGGTGGAAAATCTGGTGAACATGAAGTTTCACTGTTATCAGCAGCGTCGATTTGTAAGCATATTAATAGAGATAAATATAATGTTTTTACTATAGGAATAACAAAAGAAGGAAGATGGATGTTTTATGATGGAAATGAAGAAAACATCAAAAATGGAAGTTGGGTTGATTTAGCTAATCAAAATGTTGAGATAAATTTAATACCTTCAGGAAATAAAGAAGTTGGATTAAAATTTGAAGACGGAAGAGTAGAAAAGATAGATGTACTGTTCCCAGTGTTACATGGTCCATACGGAGAAGATGGTACGATACAAGGATTATTTGAAATAAGCCAAATACCATACGTAGGATGTGGGGTTTTAGCATCTAGCGTAGGTATGGATAAACTTATATGTAAAAAGGTATTCTCACAAATAGGATTACCACAAGTAGATTACACATATACAAATAGATGGGAATTTAATACAAATAAAGATCAAGAATTAAATAACATAGAGGAAAAATTAAACTACCCTATATTTGTAAAACCAGCTAATTTAGGTTCAAGTGTAGGTATATCTAAAGCTACAAATAGAGAAGAGCTTCTAGTTGGTATAGAAGAAGCTTTAAAATATGATTCAAGAATAGTTTTAGAAAAAGGTATAAATGCTAGAGAAATAGAAGTTGCTGTTATCGGAAATGAAGAGGTTAAAGCATCTATAGCAGGTGAAATAAAGCCAGCTAAAGATTTCTATGATTATGAAGATAAATATATAAATGGTGCTTCAACTTATGATATACCAGCAAATATAAAAACAGAAGATATGGAAGACATAAGAAGAATGGCAATAGAGGCATTCAAAGGAATCGATGGAAAAGGACTTTCAAGAGTAGATTTCTTTATAGATAAGGATTCAGGTGAAATATTTATAAATGAAATAAATACATTACCAGGATTTACAAATATAAGTATGTATCCTAAAATGTGGGAAGCTACAGGTTTAGAGTATCCTAAACTTATAGACAGACTTATAGGGTTAGCACTAGATTCTAAAAAGTAA